A region from the Silene latifolia isolate original U9 population chromosome 7, ASM4854445v1, whole genome shotgun sequence genome encodes:
- the LOC141590898 gene encoding glutaredoxin-C11-like produces MDCVSELSRTKAVVIFTKSSCCMCHSIKSLFYDLGASPAVYELDREAKGREMECALQRLGCNPTFPAVFIGGEYVGSAKDVLGAHLNGSLRDLLIQAKAIWF; encoded by the coding sequence ATGGATTGTGTTAGCGAGTTGTCGAGGACTAAGGCAGTCGTGATTTTCACCAAAAGCTCATGCTGTATGTGCCATAGCATCAAATCACTGTTTTATGATTTAGGTGCAAGTCCTGCAGTCTATGAACTAGACAGGGAGGCTAAAGGCCGGGAAATGGAGTGCGCCCTACAACGGCTAGGGTGCAACCCTACTTTCCCTGCCGTGTTTATTGGAGGTGAATATGTAGGTTCCGCTAAAGACGTTCTAGGAGCTCATCTCAATGGCTCCCTCAGAGATTTGCTCATTCAAGCAAAAGCTATCTGGTTTTAG
- the LOC141591779 gene encoding E3 ubiquitin-protein ligase MIEL1-like, with protein MAEQSSVPENRQDTAVPETRQDFKKLEFGCEHYKRRCKLLAPCCNRVFTCRHCHNDVMGSLSNPKERHELVRHDVKRVVCAVCETEQQVAKVCSNCGVNMGEYFCEICRFYDDETEKKQFHCDDCGICRVGGRDKFFHCQKCGSCYTIELRDNHACVENAMKNCCPICYEYLFDSIKGTAVMKCGHTLHMECFSELLDKRQYRCPMCSKSTVDMSLHWERLDAEVAATPMPDEYQYEVLVLCNDCSSTSTVRFHIFGHKCSDCNSYNTRVTQKLKRQSGPSSNH; from the exons ATGGCGGAACAATCCTCCGTACCTGAAAATCGACAAGACACCGCCGTACCAGAAACTCGTCAAGATTTCAAGAAACTCGAATTCGG ATGCGAACATTATAAAAGGCGTTGTAAACTTCTTGCTCCTTGTTGCAATCGCGTTTTCACTTGCCGCCATTGTCATAACGATGTTATG GGTTCGTTGAGTAATCCGAAGGAGCGTCACGAGCTTGTTCGCCATGATGTTAAACGA GTTGTTTGTGCAGTTTGTGAAACTGAACAACAG GTAGCAAAGGTTTGCTCGAATTGTGGAGTTAACATGGGAGAGTACTTCTGTGAGATTTGCAGATTCTATGATGATGAG ACCGAGAAAAAGCAGTTTCATTGCGATGACTGTGGGATTTGTAG GGTCGGTGGTCGTGATAAGTTCTTCCATTGCCAAAAGTGTG GGTCGTGCTATACAATTGAGCTTCGTGATAATCATGCATGTGTAGAGAATGCGATGAAGAATTGTTGTCCTATCTGCTATGAG TATCTTTTTGACTCGATCAAAGGGACAGCGGTTATGAAATGTGGACATACACTACACATGGAATGCTTTTCTGAGCTGTTGGATAAGCGGCA GTACCGGTGCCCAATGTGCTCCAAGTCGACCGTGGACATGTCTTTGCATTGGGAAAGATTAGATGCTGAG GTTGCAGCTACACCCATGCCTGATGAGTATCAATATGAG GTACTGGTTCTTTGCAATGATTGCAGCAGTACAAGCACAGTCAGGTTTCACATATTTGGGCACAAATGCAGTGATTGCAATTCATACAATACTCGTGTAACTCAAAAGCTAAAACGTCAGTCCGGACCATCATCAAATCACTGA
- the LOC141590897 gene encoding monothiol glutaredoxin-S9-like: MDKVIRVASENGVVIFSKSSCCLCYTVNILFQELGVTPCIYEIDQDPDGKEMEKAIMKLGCNAPVPAVFIGGKLMGSTNEIMSLHLRGKLIPLIQPFHQVPY; the protein is encoded by the coding sequence ATGGACAAGGTTATCAGGGTTGCATCGGAAAATGGGGTTGTGATCTTCAGCAAGAGCTCATGTTGCCTGTGCTACACCGTCAACATACTGTTCCAAGAGCTAGGGGTGACTCCTTGCATATATGAGATTGACCAAGACCCTGATGGCAAGGAAATGGAGAAGGCCATAATGAAGCTAGGATGCAACGCACCTGTCCCGGCCGTGTTCATTGGGGGGAAGCTCATGGGTTCGACCAACGAGATTATGTCGCTCCATTTAAGGGGAAAACTGATTCCACTCATCCAGCCTTTCCATCAAGTTCCATACTAA